A stretch of the Papaver somniferum cultivar HN1 chromosome 6, ASM357369v1, whole genome shotgun sequence genome encodes the following:
- the LOC113288103 gene encoding cytochrome b561 and DOMON domain-containing protein At5g47530-like: MVDSLRPVLFLTLFVSLFISISAQTCRTHVFPSNNQVSTDFTSCSDLPHLNSFIHWKYDSATRRVNIAYRHTNIDSSRWIAWAINPTRTGMEGCQALVAYQKDGRMTVYTSPIPTYSTTLAQGNLSFPVPDLTATFQDREMTIFATIQLPTNTTTAVVNQVWQEGPLRNGNPSAHDFAPANKQSMSTLDFLSGQQSSSGGVDSRTKRRNVHGVLNAVAWGILMPVGAIAARYLRVFNSMDPAWFYIHIATQTSAYIIGVAGWATGLKLGSESSGIQHNAHRNIGIALFILGTLQVFALLLRPKPDHKYRSYWNIYHRLTGCIVIVLSIINIFKGFDILEPEKKWKNVFIGVLIGLAVIVVLLEAFTWYIVLKRKKSEKSHHGANGHAGGNGNPYGA; encoded by the exons ATGGTTGATTCTCTTAGACCGGTTCTGTTTCTAACTCTCTTCGTTTCATTATTCATCTCAATTTCAGCTCAAACTTGTAGAACACATGTGTTTCCAAGTAATAATCAAGTCAGTACTGATTTCACTTCTTGTAGCGATTTACCACACTTGAATTCATTTATTCACTGGAAATATGACTCAGCAACCAGAAGAGTGAACATCGCTTATCGACATACCAACATCGATTCGAGTAGATGGATAGCTTGGGCTATTAATCCAACCAGAACAGGAATGGAAGGATGTCAAGCTCTTGTTGCTTATCAAAAAGATGGGCGGATGACTGTTTATACATCTCCAATCCCGACGTATTCTACAACACTGGCACAAGGAAACTTATCTTTTCCAGTTCCTGATTTAACCGCAACATTTCAGGATCGGGAGATGACAATTTTTGCAACTATACAATTACCAACTAATACCACCACAGCTGTTGTTAATCAAGTTTGGCAAGAAGGTCCTCTTCGCAATGGTAATCCTTCTGCACATGATTTTGCTCCGGCTAATAAACAATCTATGAGTACTTTGGATTTTCTCTCTGGACAACAATCTTCCTCTGGTGGTGTTGATTCAAGAACCAAACGCAGGAAC GTTCATGGAGTATTGAATGCTGTTGCTTGGGGAATTCTGATGCCTGTTGGAGCCATCGCTGCAAGGTATTTGAGGGTATTCAATTCAATGGACCCAGCATGGTTTTACATCCACATTGCTACCCAAACTTCTGCTTACATTATCGGCGTTGCTGGATGGGCAACTGGCCTCAAACTCGGTAGTGAATCTTCGGGCATTCAACATAATGCCCATAGAAACATTGGGATTGCTTTGTTCATTCTGGGGACACTTCAG GTGTTTGCTTTGCTTCTGAGGCCTAAGCCTGATCACAAATATCGATCCTACTGGAATATCTATCACCGCTTGACTGGATGCATAGTCATAGTACTTAGCATCATTAACATATTCAAAGGTTTTGATATTTTGGAGCCTgagaagaaatggaagaatgtATTCATAGGCGTGCTTATAGGTTTGGCTGTTATTGTGGTTCTGTTAGAAGCTTTTACATGGTACATTgttttgaagaggaagaaatctgAGAAATCTCATCATGGTGCAAATGGTCACGCTGGTGGCAATGGAAACCCATACGGTGCTTGA